A genomic window from Dechloromonas sp. A34 includes:
- a CDS encoding XrtA system polysaccharide chain length determinant, protein MEDILRQVLTILRATWKYRRLGMLVAWVVGAIAAGVILRIPDRYEASARIFVDTQSILKPLMSGLAIQPNVEQQVMMLSRTLISRPNVEKLIRMADLDLKTKGKAEQEELIDNLTKTLKIQSVGRDNLYTLSYRDTEPAKAQRVIQALVSIFVESSLGDKRQDSDSARKFIDEQIQNYEKKLQEAETRLKDFKLRNIELQTGEGKSSVDRLSDLTTELSRSRLALREAENSRDAMRRQIIGEEPVLLPESPGADSGISLPEIDGRIDTQKRNLDSLLQRYTEQHPDVVGTRRLIKDLEEQKRQELLARKKFAAANPGSGVSNNPVYQQLKVSLAESEANVASLRARVSEYEMRYKRITDMLKTQPQLEAEYTQLNRDYDINKKNYEQLVARRESAELTGDLDAAGSVADFRLIDPPRASSTPVAPNRLLLLPLGLLLGLAAGLFAAFVASQIRPVFFEGKSLRDVTGLPVLGTVSLIPNETRRLKERASLRRFVAATSGLVIAYGAGIAALTLLSQRAA, encoded by the coding sequence ATGGAAGATATTCTTCGCCAGGTTCTGACTATCCTGCGCGCGACCTGGAAATATCGACGACTCGGCATGTTGGTTGCTTGGGTCGTCGGTGCCATCGCTGCCGGAGTCATTCTCCGCATTCCCGACCGCTACGAGGCTTCTGCCAGAATTTTTGTCGACACCCAGTCGATTCTGAAGCCCCTGATGTCAGGACTTGCAATCCAGCCCAACGTTGAGCAGCAAGTAATGATGCTGAGTCGTACGCTGATCAGCCGACCAAATGTCGAAAAGTTGATCCGAATGGCAGACCTCGACCTGAAAACAAAAGGCAAGGCTGAGCAGGAAGAATTAATCGACAATCTTACAAAAACGCTAAAAATCCAAAGTGTTGGGCGTGACAATTTATACACCCTCTCCTATCGAGATACCGAACCGGCCAAAGCTCAACGCGTGATTCAAGCACTGGTATCTATTTTTGTGGAATCCAGTTTGGGAGATAAACGCCAAGACTCAGACTCGGCCCGTAAATTCATTGACGAACAAATCCAGAACTACGAGAAGAAGCTTCAGGAAGCTGAAACCCGTCTTAAGGATTTCAAGCTTCGCAATATCGAACTGCAAACCGGAGAAGGAAAAAGCAGCGTGGATCGCCTTTCGGATCTGACAACAGAGCTCAGCCGATCACGCTTGGCACTGAGGGAAGCCGAAAACTCACGGGATGCCATGCGTCGTCAGATCATTGGAGAAGAGCCAGTTCTCTTACCAGAGTCTCCTGGAGCCGACTCCGGTATTTCTCTACCGGAAATCGATGGGAGAATCGACACCCAGAAGCGGAATCTCGATAGCCTTCTCCAACGCTATACCGAACAACACCCCGATGTCGTCGGGACCCGCCGCCTAATCAAGGATCTCGAGGAACAGAAACGTCAGGAACTACTGGCACGCAAGAAATTTGCGGCTGCCAACCCTGGTTCGGGTGTCAGCAACAATCCGGTGTATCAGCAACTAAAAGTGTCGTTGGCTGAATCTGAAGCCAATGTGGCATCGCTACGTGCTCGGGTCTCCGAGTACGAAATGCGCTACAAGCGCATCACCGATATGCTGAAGACACAACCTCAACTTGAAGCGGAATATACCCAACTCAACCGTGATTACGATATCAATAAGAAGAACTACGAACAGTTGGTCGCTCGCCGCGAATCAGCCGAATTAACAGGCGATCTTGATGCGGCAGGTTCGGTAGCCGATTTTCGGCTGATCGACCCGCCGCGAGCATCGTCTACCCCCGTTGCGCCGAATCGCTTGCTCCTTCTGCCATTGGGTCTCCTGCTTGGCCTGGCAGCAGGCCTGTTTGCCGCTTTTGTTGCCAGCCAAATTCGCCCTGTCTTCTTTGAGGGCAAATCGCTGCGCGATGTAACCGGTTTGCCCGTACTCGGCACGGTTTCGCTGATTCCCAACGAAACAAGGCGCCTCAAGGAGCGAGCCAGCCTTCGTCGTTTCGTTGCGGCAACTTCCGGACTGGTAATAGCTTACGGAGCAGGTATTGCTGCACTCACCCTTCTTTCCCAACGTGCTGCCTGA
- a CDS encoding XrtA system polysaccharide deacetylase, which produces MPAQPPINALTIDVEDYFQVSAFAPHIPRSDWPIRECRIERNVDCILAMLDEHGTKATFFTLGWVAERYPEVIRRIAANGHEVASHGYGHERASDQTPEGFFSDVQVAKLILEDLAGCEVKGYRAPSFSIGEKNLWAFECLERAGYHYSSSIYPIRHDHYGMPDAPRHAHRIGKLLEIPVTTLRLFNRNWPASGGGYFRLMPYGISRWMIRRVNTVDQLSAVFYFHPWEIDPGQPRIPGIGAKTRFRHYVNIHRMEHRLHRLLADFAWGRMDELFLDQI; this is translated from the coding sequence ATGCCAGCCCAGCCGCCGATCAATGCGCTCACCATCGATGTCGAAGACTATTTTCAGGTTTCGGCGTTTGCTCCACATATCCCGCGCAGCGATTGGCCGATCCGCGAGTGCCGCATCGAACGTAATGTCGACTGCATTCTGGCCATGCTCGACGAGCACGGGACCAAAGCCACCTTCTTCACATTGGGCTGGGTCGCCGAGCGTTACCCGGAGGTCATCCGGCGGATCGCCGCCAATGGACATGAAGTCGCCAGCCATGGCTACGGCCATGAACGGGCCAGCGACCAAACTCCCGAGGGATTCTTCTCCGACGTTCAGGTCGCCAAACTGATTCTGGAAGACCTTGCCGGCTGCGAAGTCAAAGGTTATCGCGCGCCCAGCTTTTCGATCGGCGAAAAGAATCTCTGGGCCTTTGAATGCCTGGAGCGTGCCGGCTATCACTACAGTTCGAGTATTTATCCCATCCGCCACGACCACTACGGCATGCCCGATGCCCCGCGCCACGCGCACCGGATCGGCAAGCTTCTCGAAATCCCGGTCACCACCCTGCGCCTTTTCAACCGCAACTGGCCGGCCAGCGGCGGCGGCTATTTTCGCCTGATGCCCTACGGCATCTCGCGCTGGATGATCCGGCGCGTCAATACGGTCGATCAGCTTTCCGCGGTTTTCTATTTCCATCCCTGGGAAATCGACCCAGGACAACCGCGCATCCCGGGCATCGGCGCCAAAACCCGTTTTCGCCATTACGTCAATATCCACCGCATGGAGCATCGTCTCCATCGTCTGCTGGCCGATTTCGCCTGGGGCCGGATGGACGAGCTCTTCCTCGACCAGATCTGA
- a CDS encoding FemAB family XrtA/PEP-CTERM system-associated protein, with protein sequence MIIKQLDTSDAGSAKRWDEFVFASKQATFFHRADWQGIIQDVFRHPTYFLYAEKAGEIQGVLPLAHVNSLLFGNALVALPFAVYGGVAASSEEAAQLLEGEAQKRAQRLGVDHLEFRNINPRHAEWPTQDLYVTFRKEIQPEVEANMLAIPRKQRAMVRKGIKNELISTLDPNADRFFKLFADNVHRHGTPAMPKRYFDTLLRVFGKDCEVLTITTADGQLLSSVLSFYFRDEVLPYYAGDDESARHLAANDFKYWELMRRSCERGIKLFDYGRSKVGTGPYAFKKNWGFEPQPLHYEYCLYKRDSIPQNNPNNAKYKLFIEAWRRMPIGLANWLGPHIVRNLG encoded by the coding sequence ATGATCATCAAGCAGCTGGACACTTCCGATGCCGGAAGCGCAAAACGCTGGGACGAATTCGTTTTCGCCAGCAAGCAGGCCACCTTCTTTCACCGCGCCGACTGGCAGGGCATCATCCAGGACGTCTTCCGTCATCCGACCTATTTTCTCTATGCGGAGAAGGCCGGCGAAATCCAGGGCGTACTCCCCCTGGCGCACGTCAATAGCCTGCTTTTCGGCAACGCTCTGGTTGCCCTGCCCTTCGCCGTTTACGGAGGGGTCGCTGCGAGCAGCGAGGAAGCCGCTCAGCTGCTGGAAGGCGAAGCGCAAAAACGGGCACAAAGACTGGGCGTCGATCATCTCGAATTCCGTAACATCAATCCGCGCCATGCCGAATGGCCGACGCAGGATCTGTACGTTACCTTCCGCAAGGAAATCCAGCCCGAGGTCGAGGCCAATATGCTGGCCATCCCGCGCAAGCAGCGCGCCATGGTCCGCAAGGGCATCAAGAACGAGTTGATCAGCACGCTCGACCCCAACGCGGACCGTTTCTTCAAGCTCTTCGCCGACAACGTCCATCGCCATGGCACGCCGGCCATGCCCAAGCGCTATTTCGACACCCTGCTCCGGGTATTCGGCAAGGACTGCGAAGTGCTAACCATAACGACAGCCGACGGCCAGTTGCTAAGCAGTGTGCTCTCTTTCTACTTCCGCGACGAAGTCCTCCCCTACTACGCTGGCGACGACGAAAGTGCCCGCCACCTCGCTGCCAACGACTTCAAATACTGGGAGCTGATGCGCCGCAGCTGCGAACGGGGCATCAAGCTTTTCGATTACGGACGCAGCAAGGTGGGCACCGGCCCCTACGCCTTCAAGAAAAACTGGGGTTTCGAGCCGCAGCCACTGCATTACGAATACTGCCTCTACAAGCGCGACTCCATTCCCCAGAACAACCCGAACAACGCCAAATACAAGCTCTTCATCGAAGCCTGGCGGCGCATGCCGATCGGCCTGGCCAACTGGCTGGGGCCGCACATCGTCCGCAACCTGGGCTGA
- a CDS encoding XrtA-associated tyrosine autokinase: MSLIEQAAKRLEQLRQAGVDLPEDNAPRSLASEAKAAETVPDPYAAKAQIAPTVDQTVAKIEPAPTKSPSVPSRRVELNLEAISASGLLVPQISRSQLADEYRVIKRPLIANAMGKGIAPIQNGNLIMVTSALPGEGKSFTAINLAISIAMELDNTVMLVDADVARPSVLNMLGLPPAPGLLDVVDKNSVDISGVLLRTNIEKLSILPSGTQHPRATELLASDAMVRLLDDMASRYSDRIIIFDSPPLLLTTESRALATHMGQIVIVVHAENTAQAAVKQAVDAIEACPVKMMVLNQARQASTDGYGYGYGYGYGYGYGNEN, from the coding sequence ATGAGTCTGATTGAACAAGCAGCCAAGCGCCTTGAGCAACTTCGCCAGGCCGGCGTCGATCTGCCAGAAGATAATGCACCTCGCTCGCTCGCATCCGAAGCAAAAGCGGCTGAAACGGTACCTGATCCGTATGCAGCCAAAGCCCAAATAGCGCCAACAGTGGATCAAACCGTCGCCAAAATAGAACCAGCACCGACTAAATCCCCCTCGGTGCCTAGTAGGCGAGTCGAGCTGAATCTCGAGGCGATCTCCGCGTCTGGACTTTTGGTTCCCCAGATATCTCGCAGTCAACTGGCTGACGAATATCGCGTCATCAAGCGCCCTCTGATCGCCAATGCCATGGGCAAAGGGATCGCACCAATTCAGAATGGCAATCTGATCATGGTGACCAGCGCCCTTCCCGGAGAGGGAAAAAGTTTTACCGCAATCAATTTGGCTATCAGTATCGCCATGGAACTCGATAACACAGTGATGCTTGTCGATGCCGATGTCGCCCGCCCTTCTGTTCTCAACATGCTTGGGCTACCACCTGCGCCAGGCCTGCTCGACGTTGTCGACAAAAATTCGGTAGACATTTCCGGCGTATTGTTGCGCACCAACATCGAGAAGCTCTCCATCCTGCCCAGCGGAACCCAGCACCCGCGTGCCACAGAACTCCTTGCAAGCGATGCCATGGTTCGCCTCCTTGATGACATGGCCAGCCGTTACAGTGATCGCATCATCATCTTTGACTCACCGCCATTACTGCTGACGACCGAATCCCGTGCGTTGGCCACTCATATGGGGCAAATAGTCATCGTCGTCCACGCAGAAAATACGGCCCAGGCAGCCGTCAAGCAGGCCGTTGATGCCATCGAGGCATGCCCGGTCAAGATGATGGTCCTCAATCAGGCCAGGCAAGCCTCGACCGATGGCTACGGCTACGGCTATGGCTATGGCTACGGATACGGATACGGAAATGAAAACTAA
- the wecB gene encoding non-hydrolyzing UDP-N-acetylglucosamine 2-epimerase, translated as MLESWPNELGPVICVVGARPNFMKMAPILRAFAAYRPAIPSILLHTGQHYDRDMNDKLFEDLRLPHPDINLEVGSGSHAVQTAEVMRRFEPVLDEKKPSCVLVVGDVNSTLACTLVAVKKGIPVVHVEAGLRSYDRAMPEEINRVLTDQIADLLYTTERSAADNLAREGIATERVRFVGNVMIDSLLHNREFARSPAESIGNGGGNPALICGAAGYGVVTMHRPSNVDQANVLTSLLGVLREISDSIPLIFALHPRTKGNIERFGLSHLIDTPRMIMLPPQGYLEMLGLMAGARIVLTDSGGLQEETTALGVPCLTMRENTERPITVEQGTNTMVGRDVAAIRHHAVEILAGKGKSGRLPELWDGRTAERIAEDMASWLLARHAGSNG; from the coding sequence ATGCTTGAAAGTTGGCCCAACGAGCTCGGCCCCGTCATTTGCGTTGTCGGCGCCCGCCCCAATTTCATGAAGATGGCCCCCATCCTGCGTGCCTTTGCCGCATATCGACCGGCCATTCCGAGCATTCTTCTCCATACCGGCCAGCACTATGATCGGGACATGAACGACAAGTTGTTCGAGGATCTGCGCCTGCCCCACCCGGACATCAACCTTGAAGTCGGCTCCGGCTCGCATGCCGTGCAGACAGCCGAAGTCATGCGCCGGTTTGAGCCCGTACTCGACGAGAAGAAGCCATCTTGCGTGCTGGTAGTTGGAGACGTTAATTCGACGCTGGCCTGTACGCTGGTCGCCGTCAAAAAAGGCATCCCCGTTGTGCATGTGGAGGCGGGCTTACGCAGTTATGATCGTGCCATGCCGGAGGAAATCAATCGCGTCCTCACTGACCAGATAGCAGATCTGCTGTACACCACCGAGCGTAGCGCAGCCGACAATCTGGCCCGCGAGGGGATCGCCACCGAGCGAGTACGTTTCGTCGGAAACGTGATGATCGACTCACTACTCCATAATCGTGAATTTGCCCGATCGCCGGCTGAAAGCATTGGTAACGGCGGCGGAAATCCCGCCCTGATTTGTGGTGCAGCCGGTTACGGTGTAGTCACTATGCACCGCCCATCCAACGTCGATCAGGCTAATGTCCTGACCTCCCTGCTCGGCGTCTTGCGGGAAATTTCCGACTCCATTCCTTTGATCTTTGCCCTCCACCCGCGCACCAAAGGCAATATCGAGCGCTTCGGCCTGTCGCATCTGATCGACACGCCGCGCATGATCATGTTGCCGCCCCAGGGCTATCTCGAAATGCTTGGCCTGATGGCCGGAGCCCGCATCGTACTGACCGACTCAGGGGGATTGCAGGAAGAAACCACTGCCCTCGGCGTACCCTGCCTGACCATGCGCGAAAATACCGAACGCCCGATCACGGTCGAGCAAGGCACCAACACCATGGTCGGGCGCGACGTCGCGGCCATTCGCCACCACGCGGTAGAAATTCTGGCAGGAAAAGGCAAGAGCGGTCGCTTACCCGAACTCTGGGATGGCCGCACTGCCGAGCGTATTGCCGAAGATATGGCCAGCTGGCTATTGGCGCGCCACGCCGGATCGAACGGCTGA
- a CDS encoding TIGR03016 family PEP-CTERM system-associated outer membrane protein translates to MKTKAPLLRPVSGALLFCLSPLALAQQNLPGAVPNTTSPMSSASSSQSTFSEQNTDDQASTFQRTWTIKPRVTLTETLTDNVSINRSAQGKQSDLITELAPGIRIESRTARLKSYFDYALRGQFYTQTDYSRTQNSLNTFGTLEAVDNWLYLDFSGIIAQQAISAFGTQSSGSGAINNNSTETASYRLSPNIRGQLGGMVDYSLRYNRSTTRSDVANLSNVDLSQWIGQLRGSTPFQNLRWTIDGNQQTTEYSSGRKTEADTLRAIGTYTVLPQFRVSLSAGRESNNYASLEQESHNTHGYGFDWTPTERTRFSAFKENRFFGDGHNISFSHRFPRSSIRFTDTRDVSVLPNQFSSVGTGTVYDQWFQLLENTEPFASMPPDAKEIAVAKAVELVLAKLQLNPNQQTTSNFLTSRATVQRRQQLALVLTGVRNTITFLINRNENQSILAAAALNDDFAQNNVIQQRGFSLNVSHQLSELSSLSFLASRQESTGSGATTVKATMTMLQVRLSTKLGVKTTGSLSARRSEFDNATNPYTENALVGTLSYIY, encoded by the coding sequence ATGAAAACTAAGGCGCCACTGCTCAGGCCAGTTTCAGGAGCCTTGCTGTTTTGCCTGAGTCCACTAGCCCTCGCCCAGCAGAACCTTCCCGGCGCGGTTCCCAATACAACATCACCAATGTCGTCGGCAAGTTCATCTCAATCGACATTTTCAGAACAGAATACCGACGACCAGGCCTCAACCTTTCAACGAACATGGACGATCAAACCGAGAGTTACATTAACTGAAACATTGACCGACAATGTCAGCATCAACCGCTCTGCCCAGGGTAAACAGAGTGATCTGATCACCGAATTGGCGCCCGGCATCCGTATTGAGTCCAGAACTGCCCGACTGAAAAGCTATTTTGACTACGCTCTGCGTGGTCAGTTTTACACACAGACTGATTACAGCCGGACGCAAAACTCACTCAACACTTTTGGTACACTTGAAGCGGTCGACAACTGGCTATACTTGGATTTTAGCGGGATCATCGCCCAACAAGCCATCTCGGCCTTCGGTACGCAGTCATCGGGTAGCGGGGCCATCAATAACAACAGTACGGAAACCGCTTCCTACCGTCTTTCACCTAACATTCGGGGGCAGTTGGGTGGAATGGTGGATTATTCGCTTCGCTATAATCGCTCGACCACGCGATCCGATGTTGCAAATCTTTCCAATGTAGATCTCTCGCAATGGATCGGGCAGTTGAGAGGTAGTACACCGTTCCAAAATCTGCGCTGGACAATCGATGGCAATCAACAAACCACTGAATACAGCAGCGGCCGAAAAACCGAAGCCGATACTTTGCGAGCCATCGGTACCTACACGGTGCTTCCCCAGTTCCGTGTTTCGTTAAGTGCTGGCAGGGAATCCAATAATTACGCTTCGCTCGAGCAAGAGTCCCATAACACTCATGGCTATGGCTTTGACTGGACCCCCACCGAACGCACGCGGTTTTCAGCTTTCAAGGAAAATCGCTTCTTCGGTGATGGTCACAATATAAGTTTCAGCCACCGTTTTCCAAGGAGCAGTATCCGATTCACCGACACACGTGATGTTTCGGTCCTTCCTAACCAGTTTTCCTCTGTCGGCACTGGAACTGTCTACGACCAGTGGTTCCAGCTACTGGAAAATACCGAGCCTTTCGCCAGTATGCCCCCAGACGCAAAAGAGATTGCCGTCGCGAAAGCTGTCGAATTGGTTCTTGCCAAGTTGCAGTTAAATCCTAACCAACAGACCACCAGCAATTTCCTGACCTCTCGCGCTACTGTGCAACGGCGCCAGCAACTCGCACTGGTCCTCACCGGAGTACGCAACACAATCACTTTCTTGATCAATCGCAACGAAAATCAATCGATACTAGCGGCCGCAGCACTCAACGACGACTTTGCACAAAACAACGTCATTCAACAACGAGGCTTCAGCCTGAACGTTTCCCATCAGCTAAGTGAACTTTCCAGCCTGAGTTTCCTTGCCTCGCGCCAGGAAAGCACTGGTAGCGGCGCCACAACAGTCAAAGCGACAATGACCATGCTTCAGGTCAGACTCTCGACCAAACTTGGGGTAAAAACCACTGGTTCATTGAGCGCCCGACGATCCGAATTCGATAACGCCACAAATCCTTACACGGAAAACGCCCTCGTCGGGACGCTTTCCTATATTTACTGA
- a CDS encoding XrtA/PEP-CTERM system-associated ATPase encodes MTNKPFQLNPDPSFYFGSKQHRRAAAYLEYGMHQNEGFIVITGEVGAGKTTIVRGMLDSLDQDKVVAAHLVSTQLDADDTLRLVGAAFGLRTKDISKADILMSLEAFLISATSKGKRCLLIVDEAQNLTARAVEELRMLSNFQFGNHALLQSFLIGQPEFRQILQSPHMMQFRQRVIAACHIGPLDVEETRAYIEHRLKCAGSTGVPTILPAAHEAIFKASSGIPRRINSVCDRLMLFGYLSGKKEFDEPDVEEVAREIHEETMGSTTQVGMSYASAPAHSPYAQLNAAGVAADGTFTGDPATLLASLNVQQFGERLARLERSLLQLEKINGATLTLLQQLVSNGTQLAAMPQERDKADA; translated from the coding sequence TTGACCAACAAGCCCTTCCAGCTAAACCCAGACCCCTCCTTCTATTTCGGAAGCAAACAGCATCGCCGTGCTGCCGCCTATCTGGAATACGGCATGCACCAGAATGAAGGATTCATTGTCATTACCGGTGAAGTCGGTGCCGGCAAGACAACCATAGTCAGGGGCATGCTGGACAGCCTTGACCAGGATAAAGTCGTCGCCGCTCATCTGGTCAGCACGCAGCTCGACGCCGACGACACCCTGCGGCTGGTCGGTGCAGCGTTTGGGCTTCGTACCAAGGATATTTCCAAGGCTGACATCCTTATGTCACTGGAAGCCTTCCTGATCAGCGCCACAAGCAAGGGCAAGCGTTGCCTGCTCATCGTTGACGAGGCACAAAACCTGACGGCCCGGGCTGTCGAAGAGCTTCGCATGCTCTCCAATTTCCAGTTCGGCAACCACGCGCTGCTCCAGAGCTTTTTGATTGGCCAACCCGAATTCCGGCAAATTCTGCAAAGCCCGCACATGATGCAGTTCCGGCAGCGCGTCATCGCGGCCTGCCATATCGGACCTCTCGACGTCGAAGAAACGCGTGCCTACATCGAGCACCGTCTGAAATGCGCCGGCTCGACCGGTGTCCCAACCATACTTCCGGCAGCTCACGAAGCCATTTTCAAGGCCAGCAGCGGCATTCCCCGCCGTATCAATTCGGTGTGCGACCGCCTGATGCTATTTGGTTATCTGAGCGGTAAAAAGGAATTCGACGAGCCAGACGTCGAGGAGGTTGCCCGCGAGATCCACGAAGAAACGATGGGCAGCACGACGCAAGTCGGCATGTCATATGCCAGCGCCCCTGCCCACTCCCCTTACGCGCAGCTGAACGCAGCAGGCGTTGCTGCCGATGGCACCTTCACCGGTGACCCGGCCACCCTGCTCGCCAGCCTCAACGTCCAGCAATTTGGGGAACGACTGGCACGGTTGGAACGCAGCCTGCTACAACTCGAAAAAATAAATGGTGCCACGCTGACGCTCCTCCAACAATTAGTCAGCAACGGCACCCAACTCGCTGCAATGCCCCAGGAAAGAGATAAAGCAGATGCTTGA
- a CDS encoding XrtA/PEP-CTERM system exopolysaccharide export protein: MIHLAKKSTIQFLVITAVALVLSSCASHPEAPVSAASADYSYKIGPGDNLNIVVWRNPELSMNVPVRPDGKISAPLIDDLNAMGKDSTSLARDIEKELAKFIRDPVVTVIVTGFVGPYSEQIRVIGEAAKPQILAYKQKMTLLDVMIAVGGITDFADGNRATILRTSENNAQYTVRLKDLVKRGDVTANVEMKPGDVLIVPQSWF; the protein is encoded by the coding sequence ATGATTCATTTAGCCAAGAAATCCACTATTCAATTCCTAGTGATCACTGCCGTTGCGCTAGTTCTTTCGAGTTGCGCCAGTCATCCCGAAGCCCCCGTCTCTGCTGCATCAGCTGACTACAGCTACAAAATAGGCCCCGGAGACAACTTGAACATTGTGGTATGGCGCAACCCGGAACTTTCAATGAATGTCCCAGTACGCCCGGATGGCAAGATTTCCGCTCCCCTGATCGATGACCTGAATGCGATGGGCAAGGACTCCACCAGCTTGGCGCGAGATATCGAAAAGGAACTGGCCAAATTTATTCGCGATCCTGTCGTTACAGTCATAGTGACCGGCTTCGTCGGCCCCTATAGCGAACAGATTCGTGTTATAGGCGAAGCTGCCAAACCACAAATCCTTGCTTATAAGCAGAAAATGACTTTGCTGGATGTCATGATTGCAGTGGGTGGAATTACCGATTTTGCCGATGGCAATCGTGCGACGATTCTGCGCACCTCCGAGAACAACGCGCAGTACACCGTTCGTCTCAAAGATCTGGTGAAGCGCGGCGACGTTACCGCTAACGTTGAAATGAAACCGGGCGACGTTCTCATCGTCCCGCAAAGCTGGTTTTGA
- a CDS encoding TIGR03087 family PEP-CTERM/XrtA system glycosyltransferase has protein sequence MANILYLVHRLPYPPNKGDKVRSYNLLKHLTKYHRVFLGTFIDDPEDEIHIATLRGMCADLHVARLDPRRAKIRSLNGLLAGDPLTLRYYRDASLQNWVNTTCRNQKIDAAVVFSSAMAQYIQDKQRMPVLIDFIDVDSAKWTQYAPKYRWPISWLHRREGETLLAYERQMAAQASRSFFATDAAVERFAQLAPECSVRVEAMSNGVDADFFSPDPERVSPYATEEVPVVFTGAMDYWPNVEAVTWFVGEVLPGLLQRRPQLRFYVVGHSPMPEVLALAGDHVVLTGTISDVRPYLQYATVVVAPLRIVPGLQNTVLEAMAMERPVIATTDCAASVDADNETELLTATTPDEFIAAIDRQLADPSTAAAIGQAARARVIANYSWQAHMSGIDRYLPAHPAQPR, from the coding sequence ATGGCCAACATCCTCTACCTCGTCCATCGCCTGCCCTACCCGCCCAACAAGGGCGACAAGGTGCGTTCGTACAATCTGCTCAAACACCTGACCAAGTACCACCGCGTCTTTCTCGGCACCTTCATCGACGATCCGGAAGACGAGATTCACATCGCCACCTTGCGCGGCATGTGTGCCGATCTCCATGTCGCCCGACTCGACCCGCGCCGCGCCAAGATCCGCAGCCTGAACGGCCTGCTCGCAGGGGACCCGCTAACCCTGCGCTACTACCGGGATGCATCCCTTCAGAACTGGGTCAATACGACCTGCCGCAATCAAAAAATCGATGCTGCCGTGGTCTTCAGCTCGGCAATGGCGCAGTACATCCAAGACAAGCAACGCATGCCCGTGCTCATCGATTTTATCGATGTCGATTCGGCAAAATGGACCCAATACGCGCCCAAGTATCGCTGGCCGATATCATGGCTCCATCGGCGCGAAGGTGAAACCCTCCTCGCCTATGAGCGCCAGATGGCCGCCCAGGCGTCTCGTTCCTTCTTCGCCACGGACGCCGCAGTGGAGCGTTTTGCCCAGTTGGCCCCCGAATGCAGCGTCCGGGTTGAAGCCATGAGCAATGGCGTCGATGCCGATTTTTTCTCACCCGACCCCGAGCGCGTTTCGCCTTACGCAACCGAGGAAGTGCCAGTTGTCTTCACCGGCGCCATGGACTACTGGCCGAATGTTGAAGCCGTTACCTGGTTTGTTGGTGAAGTCCTGCCCGGCCTGCTCCAGCGTCGGCCACAACTGCGTTTCTATGTCGTCGGCCACAGCCCGATGCCGGAAGTCCTGGCATTGGCCGGCGATCATGTCGTTTTGACCGGCACCATCTCCGACGTTCGCCCCTATCTCCAGTATGCCACTGTCGTCGTTGCACCGTTACGCATTGTCCCCGGCCTCCAGAACACTGTTCTCGAAGCAATGGCCATGGAACGTCCGGTCATTGCGACGACGGACTGCGCCGCATCGGTCGATGCGGACAACGAGACCGAACTACTCACGGCAACGACTCCCGACGAATTCATCGCGGCCATCGATCGCCAATTGGCCGATCCGTCGACCGCCGCCGCCATTGGCCAGGCCGCCCGGGCCCGCGTCATTGCCAACTACAGCTGGCAAGCACACATGAGCGGCATCGACCGCTACCTTCCCGCCCACCCGGCTCAGCCAAGATGA